The Saccharicrinis carchari genome has a window encoding:
- a CDS encoding phosphodiester glycosidase family protein: protein MKYPFYTTLSSLLILLSVFVLSCSDEEKKEIEDAIAYETQILGLSFENVEMELPVRIDHEAQSITAYVLGSVDVGSLIPRFSLSADAKVSPKDGVKYSFATPVTFQVSAPDQSYTNYVLTVVPINNEINTFALQTGQQAWEFNLREGTITEVSPRKYEVEVYVHHDDDITNLNTIVDAVNGAVVSPDPTTVKDYSSPVEYSVSDGNGNQRIYTVKVNQTDQQKRTWTKTSTYDNVDGISMYTSTTPFRFNQDGTAMPFSAYAIKIDITKNFEFVPYYNKDKGNMKVSEMVADYKSTKGKLPLVGINTGYFASTSSYSLVINNGKLLSSNISQLTRKGSFYVTRGAFGHDQTSNYSVDWVYTVAEETVYGYPQPALNVDGETPQPKPSPSFPENGSPYNKVNAIGGGPVLIRDGSVVQNYGYELFYDDIIRSLANRTAIGITADKELVILVVDGRAAYSSGISLKDMARLLKEDMDCKDALNLDGGGSSTLIVNGNVYNQNSIDSGQRSVLTGLLIVKD, encoded by the coding sequence ATGAAGTATCCATTTTATACAACGCTATCAAGTTTATTAATACTTTTAAGCGTATTTGTTTTATCGTGTTCTGATGAAGAAAAAAAGGAAATAGAGGATGCTATTGCATATGAAACCCAGATACTGGGTCTTTCATTTGAAAACGTTGAAATGGAATTGCCGGTAAGGATAGACCATGAGGCACAAAGCATTACGGCTTATGTATTAGGCAGCGTAGACGTTGGTAGCCTGATACCCAGGTTTAGTCTGTCGGCTGATGCCAAGGTGTCACCAAAAGATGGCGTAAAATACAGTTTTGCCACGCCGGTTACTTTTCAGGTGTCGGCTCCGGATCAATCCTATACAAACTACGTTTTAACCGTGGTGCCAATCAATAACGAGATAAATACCTTTGCCCTCCAAACTGGTCAACAAGCCTGGGAGTTTAATCTGCGCGAAGGAACCATTACGGAGGTTTCGCCTAGAAAATATGAAGTCGAAGTATATGTTCATCACGACGACGATATTACGAATCTTAATACAATAGTAGACGCAGTTAACGGTGCTGTCGTAAGCCCGGATCCCACCACAGTAAAAGACTATAGCAGTCCGGTTGAGTATTCGGTTTCCGATGGTAACGGCAATCAACGCATTTATACGGTAAAGGTAAATCAAACCGATCAACAGAAACGCACGTGGACAAAAACGAGTACCTATGACAACGTGGATGGAATTAGTATGTACACCTCCACTACGCCCTTCCGATTTAATCAGGATGGTACGGCAATGCCTTTCTCTGCCTACGCGATCAAAATAGACATAACAAAGAATTTTGAGTTTGTGCCTTATTACAATAAAGATAAGGGAAACATGAAAGTCTCGGAAATGGTAGCCGATTATAAATCTACAAAAGGTAAGTTGCCGTTGGTAGGCATTAACACGGGATATTTTGCCTCCACCTCTTCTTATAGTTTGGTGATAAATAACGGAAAGCTCCTATCGAGCAACATAAGTCAACTGACGCGTAAGGGAAGTTTTTACGTTACCAGAGGTGCCTTTGGCCACGACCAAACATCAAATTATAGTGTCGACTGGGTATATACCGTTGCCGAAGAAACAGTATATGGCTATCCACAACCCGCGTTAAATGTAGACGGAGAAACGCCTCAGCCCAAACCGTCTCCCTCTTTCCCCGAAAATGGAAGTCCCTACAATAAAGTTAATGCCATAGGTGGTGGACCTGTGTTGATTAGAGATGGCAGTGTGGTACAGAATTATGGCTACGAGCTGTTTTACGACGACATTATTAGATCATTAGCCAACCGCACGGCGATAGGAATAACGGCAGATAAGGAATTAGTAATTCTGGTAGTTGACGGACGTGCAGCCTATAGCTCCGGTATTTCATTAAAGGACATGGCGAGGCTGCTGAAAGAGGACATGGATTGTAAAGATGCCCTTAACCTCGACGGCGGTGGATCATCTACCCTTATCGTTAACGGAAATGTATATAATCAAAACAGTATAGATAGTGGGCAACGAAGTGTATTAACAGGTTTGCTCATTGTGAAGGATTAG
- a CDS encoding family 10 glycosylhydrolase, whose amino-acid sequence MRLSGLLLLIVYCFLAACSSDEGPVEQPVKLEISSFSFDQFNPVVKAKINQETRMINVVVPFDADLKRLSPTIVATQGATITPPSGFIYDFSNGLDFKITLGQEVKTYSASVELGTSPQNQILSFEIPEYNKNTKIDGLNIELTVAYGVDITEVKPIIAISPKSIVSPASGVVVDLSNPVTYTVTAENGEKKEYVVTAIVEDPETAVRAFWVPDPSHSNFLRSYADIQSGVDLADELNFNVIYVCVWAKTRTLYPSQVLADNSSYDTPQEALFHNYTGGTGDALADLITVAHAKDIKVILWYEYGFMSRWGSAPTPSNDKILAVHPDWVGINNNGKETNYNGTDFYYNAYHPDVQQFMLDLMMEAVNKYDIDGVQGDDRLPAMPRNSGYDSYTVGKYKTETGKDAPSDYNNGEWVRFRADILNSFAKKMYTAVKAAKPDCIVGFSPNPYPWAFQNLMQEWPVWLDEGLVQILSVQCYRSNVASYGWTIDEVLTYFNGHGDGKLVRLSPGIILKGSSGLADPEVLRGQMQANRDRGIMGESFFYDVPLKNDNFKQVIKSFYKHKARFPEL is encoded by the coding sequence ATGAGGCTTTCCGGATTACTTCTATTGATAGTATATTGTTTTTTGGCGGCTTGTTCGAGCGATGAAGGTCCTGTGGAGCAACCTGTAAAACTTGAGATATCATCTTTTTCTTTCGATCAGTTTAATCCGGTTGTTAAGGCAAAAATAAATCAGGAAACCCGGATGATAAATGTGGTTGTCCCCTTTGATGCCGACCTGAAACGCTTATCCCCCACTATTGTTGCCACCCAAGGCGCAACTATAACGCCACCCTCGGGGTTTATCTACGATTTTAGTAATGGACTTGATTTTAAAATCACCTTAGGTCAGGAAGTTAAAACATATTCGGCATCCGTTGAGCTGGGAACAAGCCCACAAAATCAAATTCTTAGTTTTGAAATACCCGAATACAATAAAAACACCAAGATAGACGGCCTTAACATTGAACTTACCGTAGCGTATGGCGTGGACATTACTGAAGTTAAACCCATCATTGCTATCTCCCCTAAATCAATCGTTAGCCCTGCATCTGGAGTAGTAGTTGACCTATCAAATCCAGTTACTTATACTGTAACCGCCGAAAACGGTGAGAAAAAAGAATATGTTGTCACGGCAATCGTAGAAGATCCTGAAACCGCTGTGAGAGCCTTCTGGGTGCCAGATCCCAGCCATAGCAATTTTTTAAGAAGCTATGCCGATATACAAAGTGGCGTGGACTTAGCCGACGAACTGAATTTTAACGTGATTTATGTTTGTGTATGGGCAAAAACAAGAACGCTCTATCCCAGCCAGGTGCTTGCAGATAACTCTTCGTACGACACTCCGCAGGAAGCTTTATTTCACAATTACACAGGTGGAACCGGTGATGCTTTAGCCGATTTAATAACCGTGGCCCACGCCAAAGATATAAAAGTGATATTGTGGTACGAATATGGTTTTATGTCGCGTTGGGGTTCGGCTCCAACACCATCCAACGACAAAATATTAGCCGTACATCCCGATTGGGTTGGTATCAATAATAATGGTAAAGAAACTAATTATAACGGCACCGACTTTTACTATAATGCCTATCATCCCGATGTGCAGCAGTTTATGCTCGACTTAATGATGGAAGCCGTAAACAAATATGATATTGATGGCGTACAGGGTGATGATCGACTACCGGCTATGCCACGCAACTCAGGCTATGACTCCTATACTGTGGGAAAATATAAAACCGAAACAGGTAAGGATGCTCCATCGGATTACAACAATGGGGAGTGGGTGCGTTTTAGAGCCGATATATTAAATTCCTTTGCAAAAAAAATGTATACCGCCGTAAAAGCTGCCAAACCAGATTGTATCGTTGGCTTTTCGCCCAACCCCTATCCTTGGGCCTTTCAAAATTTAATGCAGGAATGGCCCGTATGGCTGGATGAGGGCTTAGTGCAAATTCTGTCTGTGCAATGCTACCGTAGTAATGTAGCTTCCTATGGTTGGACAATAGACGAGGTGCTTACCTATTTCAATGGCCACGGCGACGGCAAGCTGGTACGTTTGTCTCCCGGCATTATTCTAAAGGGCAGTTCAGGATTGGCCGATCCCGAAGTGTTGAGAGGGCAGATGCAAGCCAACAGAGATCGGGGTATCATGGGTGAATCTTTCTTTTATGACGTACCCCTCAAAAACGACAATTTTAAACAGGTTATTAAATCGTTTTATAAACACAAGGCAAGGTTTCCGGAGTTATAA
- a CDS encoding DUF5009 domain-containing protein, whose amino-acid sequence MNGNREISIDALRGLAIIGMILSGTIAQLPEMPAWMYHAQVGPVDFKFNPETPGISWVDLVFPFFLFAMGLSFPFSMNRFLENGGKTASLVRKVSFRAFNLFLFAIMLPHLSPYGLPDSAGPWRYLFTLAGFVGFFLTFSRFPKWENHELKLNTLGYLVLMTLLAIRWFAFGLPFSIHKNDIIILVLANMALVGALIWFITRHSWWPRLAVLTFYFGLRLTADLNYSINYEIFHFTPIKSIGNWIPQLKNMLEGMGVLTDRTIYFSMNFLKYLFIVIPGSIIGDLLYRQSQKKPKKDSSKVDNRFYLSFLAGILFLFTVVNLIGFFTRNSYIIYLGNIVLLITGEWFIHQFGIHTSSFMRKSLNWSYFWLFLGLIFEPYEGGIKKDVATMSYFFVTSGLAGLLLLSLKIWFESYPFSRIMAFLPKVGQNPMLGYVAVTYLIVPILGLTGLLAYLNQWSLTGVLPGLMKGVALTSLMIIVTYYSVKIKYFWKT is encoded by the coding sequence ATGAATGGCAACAGAGAAATAAGTATAGATGCATTACGTGGATTGGCAATCATTGGTATGATATTGTCAGGAACTATTGCACAGTTGCCTGAAATGCCCGCTTGGATGTACCATGCTCAAGTAGGGCCGGTAGATTTTAAATTTAATCCTGAAACACCTGGCATAAGCTGGGTAGACCTTGTGTTTCCTTTTTTTCTTTTTGCCATGGGTCTTTCATTTCCTTTTTCTATGAATCGCTTTTTAGAGAATGGCGGGAAAACCGCAAGTTTAGTGCGTAAAGTTAGCTTTAGGGCATTTAATTTGTTTCTATTTGCAATAATGCTCCCCCATCTTTCTCCATATGGGTTGCCCGATTCCGCAGGACCATGGAGATACTTATTTACATTAGCGGGATTCGTTGGTTTTTTTCTTACGTTTTCACGTTTCCCGAAATGGGAAAATCACGAGCTGAAATTAAATACCCTAGGATATCTCGTGTTAATGACATTGCTTGCAATTAGGTGGTTCGCATTTGGTCTTCCATTTTCTATTCACAAAAATGATATTATTATTTTGGTTTTGGCCAACATGGCTTTGGTAGGCGCCCTTATTTGGTTTATTACCCGGCATAGCTGGTGGCCGAGGTTGGCTGTTTTAACTTTCTATTTTGGATTAAGGTTAACGGCAGATTTAAATTATAGTATTAACTACGAAATTTTTCATTTTACCCCGATAAAATCGATTGGGAACTGGATACCCCAATTAAAGAATATGCTGGAAGGGATGGGTGTTTTAACGGATCGAACTATTTATTTCAGCATGAATTTTCTGAAATATTTATTTATTGTTATTCCCGGGAGTATTATTGGCGACTTGCTTTACCGGCAATCTCAAAAAAAACCTAAAAAGGACAGCTCGAAAGTCGATAATAGATTTTACCTGAGTTTTTTAGCAGGCATATTGTTTCTGTTCACCGTAGTTAATTTAATAGGTTTTTTTACCCGCAACAGTTACATCATATATCTTGGTAATATAGTTCTATTAATTACGGGTGAGTGGTTTATTCATCAGTTCGGTATCCACACTTCCTCTTTCATGCGGAAATCGCTCAACTGGAGTTATTTTTGGTTATTCCTCGGGTTGATTTTTGAACCTTACGAAGGTGGAATAAAAAAAGATGTGGCTACCATGAGCTATTTCTTTGTTACCTCCGGATTGGCAGGCCTGTTGTTACTTTCATTAAAAATCTGGTTTGAAAGTTATCCATTTTCACGCATCATGGCGTTCCTGCCCAAAGTAGGTCAAAATCCAATGTTGGGTTATGTAGCTGTTACTTATTTAATTGTGCCCATATTGGGATTAACGGGTCTTTTGGCTTATCTCAACCAGTGGTCGTTAACTGGAGTTTTGCCCGGTCTTATGAAGGGTGTAGCACTCACATCTCTTATGATTATTGTAACGTATTATAGTGTAAAAATCAAATATTTTTGGAAAACATGA
- a CDS encoding glycoside hydrolase family 10 protein has protein sequence MISKIFVLLAAVMVFNSGCSVKTDDEAKVYPLGYDEPVRGVWLTNVASEALYTRENIIEAVEKCEELGINTIFMVTWNKAMTMYRSQIMKNFTGFEIDPVLDPENTGRDPLQEMIEEAHKRNIKVFAWFEFGFSSSYNLNGGKIAELKPEWVSLTHEGELCNKNNFDWLNALNPEVQDFMTSLVLEVVEKYDVDGIQGDDRLPAMPSRGGYNPETIEWYKKEHLGAEPSENYKDFEWVNWRAEKLNMYLKELYAKVKEVNPKCNVSMAPSVYPWSKEEYLQDWPSWVNFGYVDMICPQVYRKDSISYKNTLEATKEYIIPEKRHLFYPGLLIRVDGEQPSIDLFNYMIQCNRELGAEGEVFFFYEGLDKYGKELKQLYF, from the coding sequence ATGATTAGTAAAATTTTTGTATTGCTTGCTGCAGTAATGGTATTTAATTCCGGTTGCAGCGTAAAAACGGATGACGAAGCAAAAGTATATCCGCTTGGTTACGACGAACCGGTTAGAGGTGTTTGGTTGACCAATGTGGCAAGTGAAGCGCTTTATACACGTGAAAACATTATCGAAGCCGTTGAGAAGTGCGAAGAACTCGGTATTAATACCATTTTTATGGTAACATGGAACAAAGCCATGACCATGTACCGGAGTCAGATTATGAAGAATTTCACCGGTTTTGAAATAGATCCTGTACTTGATCCTGAGAATACTGGCAGAGACCCTTTGCAGGAAATGATTGAAGAAGCGCATAAGCGAAACATAAAAGTGTTTGCTTGGTTTGAATTTGGATTTTCGTCGTCTTATAATTTAAACGGAGGCAAGATAGCCGAACTAAAACCCGAATGGGTATCATTAACACACGAAGGCGAATTGTGCAATAAAAATAACTTCGACTGGTTAAATGCGCTGAATCCCGAGGTGCAAGACTTTATGACATCCTTGGTTTTAGAAGTAGTTGAAAAATACGATGTGGACGGTATTCAGGGTGACGACAGACTGCCAGCCATGCCATCGAGAGGTGGGTATAACCCCGAAACCATAGAATGGTACAAAAAAGAGCATTTGGGCGCTGAACCTTCCGAGAATTATAAAGATTTTGAATGGGTAAACTGGCGCGCAGAAAAACTAAATATGTACCTTAAAGAACTCTATGCCAAGGTAAAAGAAGTGAATCCAAAATGCAATGTATCTATGGCACCCAGTGTGTACCCATGGAGCAAGGAAGAATACCTTCAGGATTGGCCGAGCTGGGTTAATTTTGGTTATGTCGATATGATCTGTCCTCAGGTCTATCGTAAAGATTCTATTAGTTATAAAAATACCCTTGAAGCAACAAAGGAATATATTATACCTGAAAAACGTCATTTATTTTATCCCGGCCTGCTTATACGCGTAGACGGTGAACAACCATCTATCGATCTTTTTAATTATATGATCCAATGTAACCGTGAATTAGGTGCGGAGGGGGAGGTTTTCTTCTTTTACGAAGGACTGGATAAATACGGGAAAGAATTAAAACAATTATATTTTTAA